One window of the Acaryochloris sp. CCMEE 5410 genome contains the following:
- the hmpF gene encoding pilus motility taxis protein HmpF: MISVLYLAEVHKKTGFMGAKTELKLLAQKQSEHNWSPISGEEMLQADAANDYNAGVLVLVEMDGNQQLKSIQDATRQLVGILKSFSRMREKFKTQEEEIEGWKQSLIYQSQELTRREVDMEARAEEIQEWDAESQKIEQQRQEFEATRTQILQLKEQMELDRQQLEEGWGRLQNAQNDAQAGLSDEQVRQIEQLLDQLDQALANGTSNPDHALASINQHPQIQEAWHNLDQDRSHAQQQQATLDQQQSELQAAWREWQQTEDSLAQTKLELKVQEQSFTLKEEQKSWLSEQLQAQGSLYETLTQMQGAAGEQADVHKLRDMPLEELEATVEKLNTELVKLSSFVNDQEEELKYQQDAIDELEAKIQNASEYDQLSLTGELEDERQHFRLLDETLEGQRKTLQEREAILYFHQDILYQRKRSQQNKFHQSATLDLAPLVDLAKAEQEKQQQALEKLNQELGDLEASLQVTRNTIEATSAEQDNKRNALKQQEQELENQKTVLAELWGKVKTSESLLQPIQDVVESLKGQEGQQDNPAFSTLNELKQVFMAIGQGS, from the coding sequence GTGATAAGTGTGCTGTATCTCGCTGAAGTGCACAAGAAAACTGGCTTTATGGGTGCTAAAACAGAGCTAAAGCTTTTAGCCCAAAAGCAATCTGAGCATAACTGGAGCCCTATCTCTGGCGAAGAAATGCTCCAAGCTGATGCTGCGAACGACTATAACGCAGGTGTCCTCGTCTTGGTTGAGATGGATGGCAATCAGCAGCTTAAAAGTATTCAAGATGCAACAAGGCAGCTAGTGGGTATCTTAAAAAGCTTCTCTCGCATGCGTGAGAAATTTAAAACCCAGGAAGAAGAGATTGAAGGGTGGAAGCAATCTTTAATTTACCAAAGTCAAGAACTCACTCGGCGTGAAGTGGATATGGAAGCCCGAGCTGAGGAAATACAGGAGTGGGATGCTGAATCTCAAAAAATTGAGCAGCAACGCCAAGAATTTGAAGCTACGCGTACTCAGATCCTGCAGTTAAAAGAGCAGATGGAGCTAGATCGCCAGCAGTTAGAGGAAGGCTGGGGACGTTTGCAAAATGCTCAAAATGACGCACAGGCAGGTCTGTCTGATGAACAAGTTCGGCAGATAGAGCAATTGTTGGATCAATTGGATCAAGCCCTAGCTAATGGGACATCCAATCCGGATCATGCATTAGCGAGTATCAATCAACATCCTCAGATACAGGAAGCTTGGCACAATCTTGACCAGGATCGCTCTCACGCTCAACAACAACAAGCAACGCTGGATCAACAACAGTCTGAGCTACAAGCTGCTTGGCGGGAATGGCAACAAACCGAAGATTCTTTGGCACAAACCAAGCTAGAACTTAAGGTGCAAGAGCAGTCATTCACCTTGAAAGAAGAACAGAAAAGTTGGCTAAGCGAACAGCTACAAGCCCAAGGCAGTCTCTATGAGACTCTCACTCAAATGCAGGGTGCTGCTGGTGAGCAAGCCGATGTGCACAAGCTTCGGGATATGCCTTTAGAGGAACTGGAGGCTACGGTAGAGAAGCTCAACACAGAATTGGTTAAACTGTCTAGTTTTGTTAATGATCAAGAGGAAGAACTGAAATATCAACAAGACGCGATTGATGAGTTGGAAGCAAAAATTCAAAATGCCAGCGAGTATGATCAATTGAGTTTGACTGGTGAATTGGAAGATGAGCGTCAGCATTTTCGTTTACTGGATGAAACGTTAGAAGGTCAGCGCAAAACGTTACAAGAGCGTGAAGCCATTCTTTATTTCCATCAAGATATTTTGTATCAGCGGAAGCGATCGCAACAGAATAAATTTCATCAATCCGCCACGTTAGACTTGGCCCCGCTTGTAGACTTAGCCAAAGCTGAGCAAGAAAAGCAACAGCAAGCCCTAGAAAAGTTAAACCAAGAACTAGGTGACCTTGAGGCTTCTCTACAAGTCACTCGTAATACGATAGAGGCGACGTCTGCAGAACAAGATAATAAGCGCAATGCATTAAAACAACAAGAACAAGAGCTAGAGAACCAAAAAACGGTCTTGGCTGAGTTGTGGGGGAAGGTCAAAACCTCTGAGAGCTTATTACAACCGATTCAAGACGTTGTCGAAAGCCTCAAAGGCCAAGAAGGTCAGCAAGACAATCCAGCTTTCTCTACCTTGAATGAACTGAAGCAAGTCTTTATGGCTATTGGTCAAGGGAGCTAG
- a CDS encoding PleD family two-component system response regulator: protein MQKVLVVDDSITQRQLMSNALEDMGLTVLIATDGVEALEQIQSTQPDIVVLDIVMPRKNGYEVCREIKSNPTTQNVPVVICSSKTEDFDRYWGMKQGADAYLTKPIQPRELLVIVRQLLEG from the coding sequence ATGCAAAAAGTTTTAGTAGTTGATGACAGTATTACACAGCGACAACTCATGAGCAATGCTCTCGAAGACATGGGACTCACGGTTTTGATCGCAACAGATGGAGTAGAAGCGCTTGAGCAAATCCAATCAACGCAACCTGATATTGTGGTCCTAGATATCGTCATGCCTCGAAAAAATGGGTATGAGGTTTGTCGCGAAATAAAGTCTAACCCAACAACTCAAAATGTACCAGTTGTAATTTGTTCCTCAAAAACAGAAGACTTTGATCGGTACTGGGGGATGAAACAAGGGGCAGATGCTTATCTGACCAAGCCGATACAACCAAGAGAATTACTAGTCATAGTTAGGCAATTACTAGAAGGTTAG
- a CDS encoding chemotaxis protein CheW yields MVSHQDIVADTDTNQLSNLQELQNPEGDLFLRFFIESGQEFALPAQGIREVLALAPDQITPIPNVSPVLMGVLNLRGQVVWVTDIGQFLGHPKPLDTDCQEISIIAIESQEITVGLAVDKVMDMDWLDADRLSPSLSAPDNMAPFLKGEWVLGDSEQYLRLLDPEAILRSARWAT; encoded by the coding sequence ATGGTCAGTCACCAAGATATTGTTGCAGATACAGATACTAATCAGCTTTCCAATCTCCAGGAATTACAAAATCCTGAAGGAGACTTATTCTTAAGATTCTTTATTGAGTCAGGCCAAGAATTTGCATTACCAGCTCAAGGTATTCGGGAAGTACTAGCATTAGCCCCCGATCAAATTACGCCGATTCCCAATGTATCCCCTGTGCTGATGGGTGTCTTAAATCTGAGAGGTCAGGTTGTTTGGGTCACAGATATTGGTCAGTTCCTAGGCCATCCTAAACCCTTGGATACAGATTGCCAGGAAATATCGATCATTGCGATCGAATCCCAAGAAATCACGGTGGGGCTGGCAGTTGACAAAGTGATGGATATGGATTGGCTTGATGCTGACAGGCTAAGTCCATCCCTCAGTGCACCAGACAATATGGCCCCTTTCTTGAAGGGAGAATGGGTACTCGGTGACTCCGAACAATATTTACGATTATTGGATCCAGAAGCAATTTTGAGATCAGCCCGGTGGGCGACTTAA
- a CDS encoding HAMP domain-containing methyl-accepting chemotaxis protein produces MSLSTRYTQDYQQAVSDYMKGHYQEAAETTDQLVKEYPDDPNLRLLRGHIYSCLQKYEIANQQYKSVLELTHDPELLDCARNSLADSTRYLESGYGYSEPMPTIDNNSAALTMTHGNEPPLGEAVVAQPSSSLQTTSDGESSTADDNPFAVNSNPFDDYVSAPLVAGNTNRQPLVSDSFADGEDDTLLMNKNHSTSDSESSDTRPSGIFSDSESDAIQSEFTDISGVDNTIQTSDADAWDEPFDLAGENTTQSADLDFSDSIDQTEFPMSGIDLSEELSMDGLEGDAEIDSFDPATEFDLDPSLLNLAEDEQDLIGDTGLINVAENAQALAIDDLPPSSDLAASSQSGFLGDSQDGSAFFSDGQGAALSKKPGGILAPFTNASLQQKQIIMSTTAGVVSALAVVGAGQLTSQSMATTGAGALAAGMAGGVTTLALGQIMTRQIKSSTNDLQTQLTAVAQGDWSVRATEFSKDEFGQLATSFNQMTRFIESTTAEVQRKAEEQEKAKEDLQRQVIRLLDDVEGAARGDLTVQAEVTADILGAVADSFNLTIYNLQKIVKQVKVAAQEVNKGAAENEEFARGLSSDALRQAEELAVSLNSVQMMTSSIQQVAESARSADQVAQKATEAALKGGESVESTVAGILQIRETVAESTRKVKRLAESSQEISKIVGLISQIASRTNLLALNASIEAARAGESGRGFAVVADEVRQLADRAAKSSKEIEQIVLQIQGETSSVMMAMEEGTQQVIEGTQRAEQAKRSLDDIIQVSSQINQLVGSITKATAEQTETSRYVSQVMQSVELTAQETSQEAQRVSDSLRNMVSVASELQSSVERFRVEGTEF; encoded by the coding sequence ATGTCATTAAGTACTCGATATACTCAGGACTATCAACAAGCAGTGAGTGACTATATGAAAGGTCACTACCAAGAAGCTGCCGAAACGACAGACCAGCTAGTAAAAGAGTATCCTGACGATCCAAATCTGCGATTACTCCGAGGACATATATATAGTTGTCTTCAAAAATACGAAATTGCTAACCAACAATATAAGTCTGTATTAGAGTTGACTCATGATCCGGAGTTGCTTGATTGTGCTCGCAACAGCTTGGCGGATTCAACTCGATACCTTGAATCGGGCTATGGCTATTCCGAGCCAATGCCCACTATCGATAACAACAGTGCTGCTTTGACCATGACGCATGGAAATGAGCCGCCATTGGGTGAAGCGGTAGTTGCCCAGCCCTCATCCTCACTGCAGACAACGTCTGATGGTGAGTCGTCAACTGCGGATGACAACCCATTTGCAGTCAATTCAAACCCCTTTGATGATTATGTGTCCGCTCCTCTGGTTGCTGGGAATACTAACAGACAGCCCTTGGTTTCGGATAGTTTTGCTGATGGAGAAGACGATACGTTACTTATGAACAAGAACCATTCAACATCCGATTCAGAAAGTTCCGATACTCGGCCGTCCGGTATTTTCAGCGATTCCGAAAGCGATGCTATTCAAAGTGAATTTACTGATATTAGTGGTGTCGACAATACCATACAGACCTCTGATGCTGATGCCTGGGATGAACCCTTTGATTTGGCAGGAGAGAATACAACCCAATCTGCTGACTTAGATTTCTCAGACTCCATCGATCAAACTGAATTTCCCATGTCTGGGATTGATTTATCTGAAGAACTATCCATGGACGGTTTAGAAGGGGATGCAGAAATAGATTCCTTTGATCCAGCAACCGAGTTCGATCTGGATCCAAGTTTGCTGAACTTGGCAGAAGATGAACAGGATTTGATTGGAGATACCGGATTAATCAATGTAGCAGAGAATGCACAGGCGCTAGCCATTGATGATCTCCCTCCTTCATCGGACTTGGCCGCGTCATCACAGTCAGGATTTTTAGGGGATTCTCAAGATGGCAGCGCTTTCTTCTCTGATGGCCAAGGGGCTGCCCTATCCAAAAAACCAGGGGGAATCTTAGCTCCTTTTACCAATGCCTCATTGCAGCAAAAGCAAATTATTATGTCGACCACTGCGGGAGTCGTTTCGGCGCTGGCAGTGGTCGGGGCTGGTCAACTAACCTCTCAATCTATGGCCACGACAGGAGCAGGTGCACTAGCAGCCGGTATGGCAGGTGGTGTGACGACCCTAGCCCTTGGACAAATTATGACTCGGCAAATCAAGTCTTCAACTAATGATTTGCAAACTCAATTGACTGCCGTAGCCCAAGGTGACTGGAGTGTTCGGGCTACTGAGTTTTCTAAAGATGAATTTGGGCAGTTAGCGACTAGCTTTAACCAAATGACTCGTTTTATTGAGTCAACAACAGCTGAAGTGCAGCGCAAAGCTGAAGAACAGGAAAAGGCTAAAGAAGACTTGCAGCGACAAGTGATTCGTCTACTGGATGATGTAGAAGGGGCCGCGCGGGGTGACCTGACAGTTCAAGCCGAAGTCACGGCTGATATTTTAGGCGCAGTTGCTGACTCTTTTAACCTCACCATTTATAACCTCCAAAAGATTGTTAAACAGGTTAAGGTAGCTGCCCAGGAAGTGAATAAAGGAGCAGCTGAAAACGAAGAATTTGCCCGGGGCTTATCTTCTGATGCGTTACGACAGGCCGAAGAGCTGGCCGTCTCACTTAATTCAGTGCAGATGATGACTTCGTCTATTCAACAGGTGGCAGAAAGTGCGCGTTCTGCAGACCAGGTGGCTCAAAAAGCAACTGAGGCTGCTCTAAAGGGTGGAGAATCTGTAGAAAGTACAGTAGCCGGTATTCTTCAAATTCGAGAAACAGTGGCTGAAAGTACCCGCAAAGTGAAGCGCCTTGCTGAATCTTCCCAAGAAATTTCCAAAATTGTCGGTTTAATTTCACAAATTGCGTCACGCACGAACCTACTGGCTCTGAACGCTAGTATTGAGGCAGCCCGGGCCGGTGAATCGGGGCGTGGTTTTGCGGTTGTTGCGGATGAAGTCCGTCAACTAGCCGATCGGGCGGCCAAGTCATCCAAAGAAATTGAGCAAATTGTTTTACAAATTCAAGGTGAAACAAGCTCTGTGATGATGGCCATGGAAGAAGGCACCCAACAAGTTATTGAAGGAACCCAGCGGGCTGAACAAGCCAAGCGTTCGTTGGATGACATTATTCAAGTCTCTTCCCAAATTAACCAGTTGGTGGGTTCGATTACCAAAGCGACTGCTGAGCAAACGGAAACATCACGCTATGTATCTCAAGTTATGCAGTCCGTTGAGTTAACCGCCCAAGAAACTTCTCAAGAAGCACAACGGGTGTCCGACTCCCTGCGAAATATGGTGAGTGTTGCCAGCGAACTTCAATCTTCTGTGGAGCGATTCAGAGTGGAAGGCACTGAATTCTAA
- a CDS encoding Hpt domain-containing protein has protein sequence MQPEQQRIMVYFIEEAKEHLNTIEHGLLNLQTVVADPESLNEVFRAAHSVKGGAAMLGIHSMQHISHRLEDYFKVLKEHDLPVDQKLESLLFKSFDALHILTEELEQSFGLSDELSAKTLSEIDPVFAEIDSHLTEIAGPGVDISTLLSDAPAPKPQTTTTEPEVLDAQCLEIFQTDILQYLREILGLFKQPDTPENRQTLAKICQDLGQVGQEFKLKGWSELLEVAGVVVTHPSNSFATPG, from the coding sequence ATGCAGCCAGAACAACAGCGGATTATGGTCTACTTTATTGAGGAAGCTAAAGAGCACCTCAATACAATCGAGCATGGTTTGCTGAATTTGCAGACCGTTGTTGCCGATCCTGAATCGTTGAATGAAGTATTTCGTGCAGCTCATTCGGTAAAAGGAGGGGCGGCAATGCTGGGTATTCACAGCATGCAGCATATTTCTCACCGTTTGGAAGATTACTTCAAAGTGCTGAAAGAGCATGACCTTCCGGTCGATCAGAAGCTAGAGTCTTTATTGTTTAAAAGTTTTGATGCTCTCCATATTCTGACAGAAGAATTAGAGCAGTCTTTTGGGTTGTCGGATGAGTTGTCAGCCAAGACCCTGTCAGAGATCGACCCGGTTTTTGCTGAAATCGACAGCCATCTGACTGAGATAGCAGGTCCAGGCGTTGATATTAGCACCCTATTAAGTGATGCGCCTGCACCTAAACCACAAACAACAACAACCGAACCAGAGGTTTTGGATGCTCAATGTCTTGAAATTTTCCAAACAGACATTCTGCAATATTTACGAGAGATTCTGGGATTATTCAAACAACCTGATACACCAGAAAATCGCCAAACATTAGCTAAAATCTGTCAAGATCTGGGTCAAGTCGGACAGGAATTTAAGCTAAAAGGCTGGTCTGAACTGTTGGAAGTGGCAGGTGTTGTTGTTACTCACCCAAGTAACTCCTTTGCGACCCCAGGGTAA
- a CDS encoding hybrid sensor histidine kinase/response regulator: MPALLDLMPALDFGDLGITDSAETETDNWLDIFADDDTSASTEADKEGSFLDDLFNEPALNFETSTNAEVSEPVTAADTNFANLDTLLAEAPTKEATTPTVAQSNDDFDDLEKLLEEPSRPAKVKPQAKAPQKRTGTKPVRRGSAIAQTMKVPVKQLDNLGNLIGELVVSRNSLEDSQNRLRQFLDNLLLQVQQLNDLGRNMEDLYERSLLENSLLSSRQQQAVASGNGGNGNSGHSTGQQFDALEMDSFTGFHTLSQEMIERIVRVREAASDIEFIVGGTEQVTRMFRQITTQVQEGLTQSRMVPFAQVAERLPRAVRDISMKCGKKARLELEGRDTLIDKSILERLYDPLTHLVNNALFHGIEAPDVRQSLGKAEEGVIKLRAFYQGNQAVISIMDDGAGIDVERVKAKAVQKNLLTQDEADNLSRQEAYALLFKSGFSTQDQANDLAGRGVGMDVVRNSIHEIRGVINTDSGIGKGTTFTIRLPLTLSITKALCCIDNSTQMAFPIDGVQDVIDIPKEQLQQDADGQVLVTWQDKQLPCKPLGELLAYSRRFKRSSSYNASNTKDDGMASVVILRSADDLVAIEVEQVLAEQEIVIKQLAGPVPKPMGIAGVTVLGDGGIMAIADVMELVDLCLDRLEVNSNLWKSILENTEVEEDTDPMVLIVDDSITVRELLSMTFNKVGYRVEQARDGQEAWEKLRSGLPCDLVFCDVEMPRMDGLELLSRLQQDDDLQDLPVAMLTSRGAARHKQMATELGAKGYFTKPYLEEVLLEAAQRMLNGEVLVK, translated from the coding sequence ATGCCTGCACTGCTAGATTTGATGCCTGCACTGGATTTCGGTGATTTGGGAATTACGGATTCAGCCGAGACTGAAACGGACAATTGGTTAGATATATTTGCAGATGACGACACGAGTGCTTCAACAGAGGCAGACAAGGAAGGTTCTTTTCTCGATGACTTGTTCAATGAACCGGCATTAAACTTCGAGACATCCACTAATGCTGAAGTTTCTGAGCCTGTTACTGCTGCAGACACTAATTTCGCCAACTTAGACACCTTGTTGGCTGAAGCACCAACAAAGGAAGCCACTACCCCTACAGTGGCCCAATCCAATGATGACTTTGACGATCTTGAAAAACTCCTAGAAGAGCCAAGTCGTCCCGCTAAGGTCAAGCCACAGGCTAAAGCGCCACAGAAACGCACGGGTACTAAACCCGTGCGACGGGGGAGTGCGATTGCACAAACCATGAAAGTTCCTGTGAAGCAATTGGATAATCTAGGAAACTTAATTGGGGAGTTGGTGGTTAGCCGTAACTCCCTAGAAGATAGCCAAAATCGTTTACGGCAGTTTTTGGATAATTTATTGTTGCAAGTTCAGCAATTAAATGATCTGGGACGCAATATGGAAGATCTGTATGAGCGTTCGTTGTTGGAAAATTCATTGTTGAGTAGTCGCCAACAGCAGGCCGTTGCTAGTGGAAACGGTGGAAATGGAAATTCTGGCCACTCTACAGGCCAGCAATTTGATGCCCTAGAGATGGATAGTTTTACGGGGTTTCACACCTTATCCCAAGAGATGATTGAACGCATTGTTCGGGTGCGTGAAGCAGCCTCGGATATTGAGTTTATTGTTGGGGGCACCGAGCAAGTTACGCGGATGTTCCGCCAAATTACGACTCAGGTGCAGGAAGGCCTGACCCAGTCACGGATGGTGCCTTTTGCTCAAGTAGCAGAACGACTCCCTAGAGCAGTTCGGGATATTTCCATGAAGTGTGGTAAAAAAGCCAGACTCGAACTGGAAGGTCGTGACACGCTTATTGATAAAAGTATTCTGGAGCGATTATATGATCCGCTAACACACCTAGTCAACAATGCCCTATTCCACGGCATTGAAGCACCGGATGTTCGCCAATCTCTAGGTAAAGCTGAAGAAGGAGTCATCAAACTCCGGGCATTTTATCAGGGGAACCAAGCCGTTATCTCGATCATGGATGATGGTGCTGGCATTGATGTTGAGCGGGTGAAAGCAAAGGCTGTTCAGAAGAACTTACTGACTCAAGATGAGGCTGACAACCTATCTCGCCAAGAAGCCTACGCCCTACTGTTTAAATCGGGATTCTCTACCCAGGATCAAGCCAATGATTTGGCGGGTCGTGGAGTGGGCATGGATGTGGTGCGCAATAGTATCCATGAAATTCGAGGGGTGATTAATACGGATTCAGGGATTGGTAAGGGAACGACATTTACGATTCGACTCCCGCTGACTCTGAGTATCACGAAGGCCCTATGTTGTATCGATAATTCCACACAAATGGCATTCCCAATTGATGGGGTGCAAGATGTGATTGATATTCCGAAGGAACAGTTGCAACAAGATGCGGATGGGCAAGTCCTAGTAACCTGGCAAGATAAGCAGTTGCCTTGTAAACCTTTAGGAGAATTGCTGGCCTATAGTCGTCGGTTTAAGCGTAGTTCATCCTATAACGCTAGTAATACAAAGGATGATGGTATGGCATCGGTGGTCATTCTGCGAAGTGCAGATGATCTAGTTGCCATTGAAGTGGAACAGGTTTTGGCCGAGCAGGAAATAGTCATTAAACAATTAGCAGGACCGGTTCCTAAACCCATGGGTATTGCTGGCGTCACAGTGCTGGGTGATGGTGGCATTATGGCCATTGCTGATGTGATGGAACTGGTAGATCTCTGTTTGGATCGCCTAGAGGTGAACAGTAATCTCTGGAAGAGCATTCTGGAAAACACAGAGGTGGAAGAAGATACCGATCCAATGGTGCTCATTGTGGATGATTCGATCACGGTACGAGAACTGCTGTCCATGACCTTCAATAAGGTAGGCTATCGAGTGGAACAAGCTCGTGATGGCCAGGAAGCCTGGGAGAAACTGAGATCTGGATTACCCTGTGATTTAGTCTTCTGTGATGTGGAAATGCCTCGAATGGACGGATTAGAGTTACTATCTCGTCTACAGCAAGATGATGATCTGCAGGACTTACCCGTAGCGATGCTGACATCGAGAGGGGCGGCTCGCCATAAACAAATGGCGACAGAGCTAGGGGCAAAAGGATATTTCACCAAGCCCTATTTGGAAGAAGTCTTGCTTGAAGCTGCTCAACGCATGTTGAATGGGGAAGTCTTAGTCAAATAA
- a CDS encoding RNA helicase — MPISVPEFQQLFPYQLDEFQQQAVNALDANQSVVVSAPTGSGKTMVGEYAIYRALQQGQRVFYTTPLKALSNQKLRDFQHMFGDQSVGLLTGDLSVNRAAPILVMTTEIFRNILYGTLTDVVNTSLEGVTSVILDECHYMNDRQRGTVWEESIIYCPAEIQLIALSATVANAQQLVDWMSWVHGPTQLIESDWRPVPLAFFFANAKGLFPLLNQKHTALNPRLKAQAKKHHGHRHQRRADSPDVIAVLQHLREREMLPAIYFIFSRKGCDRTVESTAHLNLLTPAESAQMQIQIETFRQQHPDVGQPQQFAAIAHGIAAHHAGLLPQWKTWVEELFQAGLIKVVFATETLAAGINMPARTTVIASLSKRTDLGHRLLTASEVLQMAGRAGRRGMDTQGYVITVQTPFEGAKEAAYLATIGPDPLVSQFTPSYGMVLNLLQTRTLDESKRLIDQSFGQYIASVQLSPQKQAIADLQQELTLLRQKLGTINEGALKSYQKLQQRLKEERRLLKILDQQAQETLASELALLLDHIESGAILSFTPPKSKMPVSGVFVANIPSPGHFPYLVCLSQNNHWFIISRGDVMHLDGQLDRLAQAPQLTVPPSLTKKGQSQQGDATSLQVAQQIPDSTWQPAPEVTHQQQRLQAVESQMQQHPAHASRQDHSKFARWQRRVTTLERQLHDRETKFNRQFQHQWQAFMALVEILQKFRGLEDLRPTELGQITAAFRGENELWLGLACQSQALNALDPHILAAVCAALVVDNTRPDVWLKFRPSAAVQQAVKPLRPIRRQLIQTQHRYDAPFPVCLDTELVGLVEQWALGISWNDLCDATSLDAGDLVRILRRTVDLLSQIPYVPYLSEELKKNARRAEQLMNRFPISDTSLLPEAAVEAVISEDFLPEEAVTEPSESSS; from the coding sequence ATGCCCATTTCAGTACCTGAATTTCAGCAGTTATTCCCGTACCAGCTTGATGAGTTTCAGCAACAAGCCGTCAATGCTTTAGATGCCAATCAATCGGTAGTTGTATCAGCACCAACTGGTTCAGGCAAAACTATGGTGGGTGAATATGCCATCTATCGAGCCTTACAGCAGGGGCAGCGCGTTTTTTATACCACCCCCCTGAAAGCACTCTCAAACCAAAAGCTAAGAGATTTTCAGCACATGTTTGGGGACCAGTCGGTGGGGCTCTTGACAGGGGATCTTTCGGTGAATCGAGCAGCTCCCATTTTGGTGATGACAACGGAAATCTTCCGCAATATCCTCTATGGCACGTTGACGGATGTGGTGAATACCTCTTTAGAGGGGGTGACATCGGTCATTTTAGATGAATGTCACTATATGAATGATCGTCAGCGAGGGACGGTGTGGGAAGAATCTATTATTTATTGCCCTGCTGAAATCCAACTCATCGCCCTATCGGCAACGGTTGCGAATGCGCAACAACTCGTGGATTGGATGAGCTGGGTACATGGTCCCACTCAACTGATTGAATCTGATTGGCGTCCGGTCCCTTTGGCCTTTTTCTTCGCAAATGCGAAGGGACTATTCCCACTTTTGAATCAAAAGCACACAGCTCTCAACCCCAGATTAAAAGCCCAGGCGAAAAAACATCATGGTCATCGGCATCAGCGTCGTGCCGATAGTCCAGATGTGATTGCAGTGTTGCAGCACTTGCGAGAGCGGGAGATGCTGCCGGCCATTTATTTTATTTTTAGTCGCAAGGGTTGCGATCGCACCGTCGAATCCACCGCCCACCTCAATCTTCTAACCCCTGCGGAATCCGCACAAATGCAGATACAGATTGAGACGTTTCGACAGCAGCATCCCGATGTGGGACAGCCCCAGCAGTTTGCTGCGATCGCCCATGGCATCGCGGCTCATCATGCGGGCTTGCTTCCCCAGTGGAAAACTTGGGTGGAGGAACTCTTTCAGGCGGGATTAATCAAAGTCGTATTTGCAACAGAAACCCTGGCGGCAGGGATCAATATGCCTGCTCGCACCACCGTAATCGCCAGTTTATCCAAGCGCACAGATTTAGGCCATCGGTTACTCACTGCCTCTGAAGTCCTGCAAATGGCCGGTCGAGCAGGACGACGAGGCATGGATACTCAAGGCTATGTGATTACGGTACAGACGCCGTTTGAGGGAGCCAAAGAAGCAGCCTACCTGGCGACAATAGGGCCAGATCCATTGGTCAGCCAGTTCACACCCAGCTACGGCATGGTGCTGAACCTGCTGCAAACCCGAACCCTAGATGAGTCGAAAAGATTAATCGATCAAAGCTTCGGTCAATATATTGCCAGCGTACAACTGTCACCTCAGAAACAAGCGATCGCAGATCTGCAGCAAGAGTTGACCCTATTGCGGCAAAAACTCGGCACCATCAACGAAGGTGCTTTAAAAAGCTACCAAAAATTACAGCAGCGCCTTAAAGAGGAACGTCGTTTGCTCAAGATTTTGGATCAGCAAGCCCAAGAAACGCTGGCTAGCGAACTCGCCTTACTACTTGACCATATTGAATCAGGGGCAATATTGAGCTTCACTCCGCCTAAATCGAAAATGCCGGTTTCTGGTGTTTTTGTTGCCAACATCCCCAGTCCTGGCCATTTTCCTTATCTGGTATGCCTGAGTCAAAATAACCACTGGTTCATTATTTCTCGGGGGGATGTGATGCATTTGGACGGGCAGTTAGATCGCCTCGCGCAAGCCCCACAACTCACCGTCCCGCCATCCTTAACCAAAAAAGGGCAATCTCAACAAGGCGATGCCACTAGCCTTCAGGTTGCGCAACAGATTCCAGACAGCACTTGGCAGCCCGCGCCAGAAGTAACCCACCAACAGCAGCGGTTACAAGCGGTAGAGTCTCAAATGCAGCAGCATCCTGCCCATGCTTCTCGTCAGGATCACAGTAAGTTTGCCAGGTGGCAGCGGCGGGTAACAACCCTAGAAAGACAGCTTCACGATCGAGAAACGAAATTTAATCGCCAATTTCAACATCAGTGGCAAGCTTTTATGGCATTGGTAGAGATCCTCCAGAAATTTCGTGGGCTAGAGGATTTGAGGCCCACAGAACTAGGTCAAATCACCGCAGCCTTCAGAGGAGAAAACGAACTCTGGTTGGGACTAGCATGCCAGTCGCAAGCGCTTAATGCCCTCGATCCTCATATTCTCGCTGCGGTTTGTGCTGCCTTGGTCGTGGACAATACCCGTCCTGATGTATGGCTCAAGTTTCGTCCTAGCGCGGCCGTTCAACAAGCAGTCAAACCCTTACGCCCTATACGACGTCAACTGATTCAAACTCAACACCGTTATGACGCTCCTTTTCCCGTTTGTTTAGATACTGAATTAGTTGGTTTAGTCGAGCAATGGGCCTTGGGCATCAGTTGGAACGATCTCTGCGATGCTACTAGCCTAGATGCAGGCGATTTAGTTCGTATTTTGCGGCGCACGGTAGACTTACTGTCGCAAATTCCCTACGTCCCCTATCTATCTGAAGAGCTAAAGAAAAATGCCAGACGCGCAGAGCAGCTCATGAATCGCTTTCCCATTAGCGACACAAGCTTACTGCCTGAGGCAGCTGTTGAAGCAGTCATATCTGAGGACTTTTTACCAGAAGAAGCAGTGACTGAACCGAGTGAATCTTCCTCTTAA